One Phyllostomus discolor isolate MPI-MPIP mPhyDis1 chromosome 10, mPhyDis1.pri.v3, whole genome shotgun sequence genomic window carries:
- the DDC gene encoding aromatic-L-amino-acid decarboxylase isoform X2: MDASEFRRRGREMVDYIADYLEGVEGRQVFPDVQPGYLRPLIPSCAPQEPDTFEDIMKDVERVIMPGVTHWHSPHFFAYFPTASSFPALLGDMLSGAIGCIGFSWAASPACTELETVMLDWLGKMLRLPAPFLTESGGGEGGGVIQGSASEATLMALLAARSRATRRLQAARPGLTDAAVLEKLVAYFSDQAHSSVERAALIGGVKFKAIPSDDKFTMRASALQEALERDKAAGLIPFFVVATLGTTSCCSFDRLPELGPVCDKEDLWLHIDAAYAGSAFICPEFRHLLNGVEFADSFNFNPHKWLLVNFDCSTMWVKRRSDLIGTFKMDPVYLKHTHQDSGLITDYRHVQLAHEFESLVTQDPRFEICTEVTLGLVCFRLKGSNQLNEALLERINAARKIHLVPCHLRDKFVLRFAICSRTVESAHVQSAWAHIQALATALLGAWRECGSAPPGGAAEI, translated from the exons ATGGACGCGAGCGAGTTccggaggagaggcagggagatggTGGACTACATCGCTGACTACCTGGAGGGCGTCGAGGGGCGCCAGGTGTTCCCCGACGTGCAGCCCGGCTACCTACGCCCCCTGATCCCCAGCTGCGCCCCCCAGGAGCCGGACACGTTCGAGGACATCATGAAGGACGTGGAAAGGGTCATCATGCCCGGG GTGACCCACTGGCACAGCCCTCACTTCTTCGCCTACTTCCCCACGGCCAGCTCCTTCCCGGCCCTCCTCGGTGACATGCTCAGCGGGGCCATCGGCTGCATCGGCTTCTCCTGG GCCGCAAGCCCGGCGTGCACGGAGCTGGAGACCGTGATGCTGGACTGGCTCGGGAAGATGCTGCGGCTGCCGGCGCCCTTCCTCACTGAGAGCGGCGGCGGCGAAGGGGGCGGCGTGATccag GGCAGCGCCAGCGAGGCCACGCTGATGGCCCTGCTGGCCGCTCGGAGCAGAGCGACGCGCCGCCTGCAGGCTGCCCGCCCGGGGCTCACGGACGCCGCCGTCCTGGAGAAGCTGGTGGCATACTTCTCGGACCAG GCCCACAGCTCCGTGGAAAGAGCCGCATTAATCGGAGGCGTGAAATTCAAGGCCATCCCTTCGGACGACAAGTTCACCATGCGCGCGTCCGCCCTGCAGGAGGCGCTGGAGAGGGACAAGGCGGCCGGTCTGATCCCTTTCTTC GTGGTGGCGACCCTGGGGACCACGTCCTGCTGCTCCTTCGACCGCCTCCCAGAGCTGGGGCCCGTCT GTGACAAGGAGGACCTGTGGCTGCACATCGACGCCGCCTACGCCGGCAGCGCCTTCATCTGCCCCGAGTTCCGGCACCTTCTCAATGGCGTGGAG TTTGCAGATTCCTTTAATTTTAACCCCCACAAGTGGCTCCTGGTGAACTTTGACTGCTCCACTATGTG GGTGAAGCGGAGATCGGACCTGATCGGCACCTTCAAGATGGACCCCGTGTACCTGAAGCACACCCACCAGGACTCAG GGCTGATCACTGACTACAGG CACGTGCAGCTGGCGCACGAGTTTGAGTCCTTGGTGACCCAGGACCCTCGCTTCGAGATCTGCACGGAGGTCACTCTGGGGCTGGTCTGCTTCCGCCTGAAG GGTTCCAACCAGCTGAACGAAGCTCTCCTGGAGAGGATAAACGCCGCCAGGAAAATCCACCTGGTGCCCTGCCACCTGCGGGACAAGTTCGTGCTGCGCTTCGCCATCTGCTCCCGCACGGTGGAGTCTGCGCATGTGCAGTCGGCCTGGGCGCACATCCAGGCGCTGGCGACCGCGCTGCTGGGAGCCTGGCGGGAGTGCGGGTCAGCGCCGCCAGGGGGCGCTGCAG AGATCTAA
- the FIGNL1 gene encoding fidgetin-like protein 1 encodes MQAPGARAAHLSEWQESHFTATSGACSAGQKADACRAQILRIQYARANSELSPACACRLFRRCAERYSAVVDSDNAESGLNNYAESILALARPHQADSDKWQSGLSVTSVFQRRSVQEMMRAGAQSRDSLLAAAGASAVVHTGAAVLGPPKPGVPGGSGEGGPFPGPARGADGTRDIPAGGVSGPGNAHPPGVTDTPKPCPPLSAPFGDLAPATWHATPLFGGVRKENGSSPKASVGLSVFLPGRPSGPAGGEGPRERLALYGCSPADALSAPPLSQALSKTEDGGQGEESRLPTFKTAKEQLWAEQQRRHGPPARVSGSSYGGVKKSLGASRSRGIFGKFVPPVPKPDGGDPGGGMQCRPDGAGPTAPADERLKGLEPKMVELITSEIVDHGPPVHWEDVAGVEFAKATIKEIVVWPMMRPDIFTGLRGPPKGILLFGPPGTGKTLIGKCIASQSGATFFSISASSLTSKWVGEGEKMVRALFAVARCQQPAVIFIDEIDSLLSQRGDGEHESSRRMKTEFLVQLDGATTSPEDRILVVGATNRPQEIDEAARRRLVKRLYIPLPDAAARRQIVLSLMSRERCRLREEELALVVQRSEGFSGADVTQLCREASLGPIRSLRTADIATITADQVPPIAYVDFENAFRTVRPSVSPKDLELYESWDRTFGCGQ; translated from the coding sequence ATGCAGGCCCCCGGCGCTCGGGCCGCGCACCTGAGCGAGTGGCAGGAGAGCCACTTCACCGCCACGTCGGGCGCGTGCTCGGCGGGGCAGAAGGCGGACGCCTGCCGGGCGCAGATCCTGCGCATCCAGTACGCGCGGGCCAACTCCGAGCTCTCCCCGGCCTGCGCATGCAGACTGTTCAGAAGGTGCGCGGAGAGGTACTCTGCGGTCGTGGACTCCGACAACGCCGAGAGCGGCTTGAACAACTACGCGGAGAGCATTTTGGCTCTGGCAAGGCCCCACCAGGCCGACAGCGACAAGTGGCAGTCCGGACTGTCAGTCACCAGTGTTTTCCAGAGGCGCAGCGTGCAGGAGATGATGCGGGCCGGCGCCCAGTCCCGAGACTCCCTGCTGGCGGCTGCTGGTGCCTCGGCGGTGGTCCACACGGGGGCCGCGGTCCTCGGTCCTCCGAAACCCGGTGTTCCTGGTGGTTCCGGGGAGGGCGGCCCATTCCCGGGCCCTGCCCGTGGTGCAGACGGGACCCGAGACATCCCAGCGGGCGGTGTGTCGGGCCCTGGGAATGCCCATCCACCCGGGGTGACGGACACCCCGAAGCCGTGTCCCCCACTCTCAGCACCTTTTGGGGACCTAGCCCCTGCGACGTGGCACGCCACCCCGTTATTTGGCGGTGTGAGGAAGGAAAACGGCAGCTCTCCGAAAGCCAGCGTGGGGCTGAGTGTGTTCTTACCCGGCCGGCCCAGCGGTCCTGCTGGCGGTGAGGGTCCCCGCGAAAGGCTCGCTCTCTACGGCTGCAGCCCCGCTGACGCTCTTTCGGCCCCGCCCCTGAGCCAGGCCCTCAGTAAGACAGAAGACGGCGGCCAGGGAGAGGAGAGCCGGCTGCCGACCTTCAAAACCGCGAAGGAGCAGTTGTGGGCGGAGCAACAGAGAAGGCACGGCCCGCCTGCCCGTGTGTCGGGGTCTTCCTATGGTGGCGTGAAAAAGTCTCTGGGCGCCAGCAGGTCCCGAGGGATTTTCGGGAAGTTTGTCCCTCCTGTCCCCAAGCCAGATGGGGGTGACCCGGGTGGGGGCATGCAGTGCAGGCCCGACGGAGCCGGGCCCACAGCCCCGGCCGACGAGCGCCTGAAGGGCCTGGAGCCGAAGATGGTCGAGCTGATCACGAGTGAGATCGTGGACCACGGGCCCCCGGTGCACTGGGAGGACGTGGCAGGGGTCGAGTTCGCCAAGGCCACCATCAAGGAGATCGTGGTGTGGCCCATGATGCGGCCCGACATCTTCACGGGGCTGCGCGGGCCGCCCAAGGGGATCCTGCTCTTCGGGCCCCCCGGCACCGGGAAGACCCTGATCGGCAAGTGCATCGCCAGCCAGTCCGGGGCGACCTTCTTCAGCATCTCCGCCTCCTCCCTGACCTCCAAGTGGGTGGGCGAGGGGGAGAAGATGGTCCGGGCCCTGTTCGCGGTGGCCCGGTGCCAGCAGCCCGCCGTGATCTTCATCGACGAGATCGACTCCCTGCTGTCCCAGCGCGGGGACGGCGAGCACGAGTCCTCCAGGCGGATGAAGACCGAGTTCCTGGTTCAGCTGGACGGGGCGACCACGTCTCCCGAAGACCGGATTCTCGTCGTGGGGGCCACCAACCGGCCGCAGGAGATCGACGAGGCCGCCCGGAGGAGGCTGGTGAAGAGGCTGTACATCCCCCTCCCGGACGCGGCCGCGCGGCGGCAGATCGTGCTCAGCCTGATGTCCCGGGAGCGGTGCCGCCTCCGCGAGGAGGAGCTGGCGCTGGTGGTGCAGCGCTCGGAGGGGTTCTCGGGCGCCGACGTGACGCAGCTGTGCAGGGAGGCGTCCCTGGGCCCCATCCGCAGCCTCCGGACCGCCGACATCGCCACCATAACGGCGGACCAGGTGCCCCCCATAGCGTACGTGGACTTCGAGAACGCCTTCCGGACGGTGCGGCCCAGCGTGTCTCCCAAGGACCTGGAGCTCTACGAGAGCTGGGACAGGACTTTCGGCTGCGGGCAGTGA
- the DDC gene encoding aromatic-L-amino-acid decarboxylase isoform X1, translating into MDASEFRRRGREMVDYIADYLEGVEGRQVFPDVQPGYLRPLIPSCAPQEPDTFEDIMKDVERVIMPGVTHWHSPHFFAYFPTASSFPALLGDMLSGAIGCIGFSWAASPACTELETVMLDWLGKMLRLPAPFLTESGGGEGGGVIQGSASEATLMALLAARSRATRRLQAARPGLTDAAVLEKLVAYFSDQAHSSVERAALIGGVKFKAIPSDDKFTMRASALQEALERDKAAGLIPFFVVATLGTTSCCSFDRLPELGPVCDKEDLWLHIDAAYAGSAFICPEFRHLLNGVEFADSFNFNPHKWLLVNFDCSTMWVKRRSDLIGTFKMDPVYLKHTHQDSGLITDYRHWQLPLGRRFRSLKMWFVFRMYGVAGLQAHIRKHVQLAHEFESLVTQDPRFEICTEVTLGLVCFRLKGSNQLNEALLERINAARKIHLVPCHLRDKFVLRFAICSRTVESAHVQSAWAHIQALATALLGAWRECGSAPPGGAAEI; encoded by the exons ATGGACGCGAGCGAGTTccggaggagaggcagggagatggTGGACTACATCGCTGACTACCTGGAGGGCGTCGAGGGGCGCCAGGTGTTCCCCGACGTGCAGCCCGGCTACCTACGCCCCCTGATCCCCAGCTGCGCCCCCCAGGAGCCGGACACGTTCGAGGACATCATGAAGGACGTGGAAAGGGTCATCATGCCCGGG GTGACCCACTGGCACAGCCCTCACTTCTTCGCCTACTTCCCCACGGCCAGCTCCTTCCCGGCCCTCCTCGGTGACATGCTCAGCGGGGCCATCGGCTGCATCGGCTTCTCCTGG GCCGCAAGCCCGGCGTGCACGGAGCTGGAGACCGTGATGCTGGACTGGCTCGGGAAGATGCTGCGGCTGCCGGCGCCCTTCCTCACTGAGAGCGGCGGCGGCGAAGGGGGCGGCGTGATccag GGCAGCGCCAGCGAGGCCACGCTGATGGCCCTGCTGGCCGCTCGGAGCAGAGCGACGCGCCGCCTGCAGGCTGCCCGCCCGGGGCTCACGGACGCCGCCGTCCTGGAGAAGCTGGTGGCATACTTCTCGGACCAG GCCCACAGCTCCGTGGAAAGAGCCGCATTAATCGGAGGCGTGAAATTCAAGGCCATCCCTTCGGACGACAAGTTCACCATGCGCGCGTCCGCCCTGCAGGAGGCGCTGGAGAGGGACAAGGCGGCCGGTCTGATCCCTTTCTTC GTGGTGGCGACCCTGGGGACCACGTCCTGCTGCTCCTTCGACCGCCTCCCAGAGCTGGGGCCCGTCT GTGACAAGGAGGACCTGTGGCTGCACATCGACGCCGCCTACGCCGGCAGCGCCTTCATCTGCCCCGAGTTCCGGCACCTTCTCAATGGCGTGGAG TTTGCAGATTCCTTTAATTTTAACCCCCACAAGTGGCTCCTGGTGAACTTTGACTGCTCCACTATGTG GGTGAAGCGGAGATCGGACCTGATCGGCACCTTCAAGATGGACCCCGTGTACCTGAAGCACACCCACCAGGACTCAG GGCTGATCACTGACTACAGG CACTGGCAGCTGCCGCTGGGCCGCCGGTTCCGCTCCCTGAAGATGTGGTTCGTCTTCCGGATGTACGGCGTCGCGGGGCTGCAGGCCCACATCCGCAAG CACGTGCAGCTGGCGCACGAGTTTGAGTCCTTGGTGACCCAGGACCCTCGCTTCGAGATCTGCACGGAGGTCACTCTGGGGCTGGTCTGCTTCCGCCTGAAG GGTTCCAACCAGCTGAACGAAGCTCTCCTGGAGAGGATAAACGCCGCCAGGAAAATCCACCTGGTGCCCTGCCACCTGCGGGACAAGTTCGTGCTGCGCTTCGCCATCTGCTCCCGCACGGTGGAGTCTGCGCATGTGCAGTCGGCCTGGGCGCACATCCAGGCGCTGGCGACCGCGCTGCTGGGAGCCTGGCGGGAGTGCGGGTCAGCGCCGCCAGGGGGCGCTGCAG AGATCTAA